From a single Brassica rapa cultivar Chiifu-401-42 chromosome A01, CAAS_Brap_v3.01, whole genome shotgun sequence genomic region:
- the LOC103841788 gene encoding zinc finger BED domain-containing protein RICESLEEPER 1 gives MMDESNEIILQKSKRLTSVVWNYFERVRKADVCYAVCIQCNKKLSGSSNSGTTHLRNHLMRCLKRTNHDMSQLLTPKRRKKENPVTVATIGFDESQQPKDGYIRPTKFDQEQRRGDEIVMSRGSGGGGRFSQERSQVDLARMIILHNYPLSMVDHVGFKVFARNLQPLFEPVAITTIEETCMEIYIREKQRVQHTLSNLYGKINLSVEMWSSRDNASYVCLASHYIDEEWRLQRNVLNFITLDPSHTEDMLSEVIIRCLMEWSLESKLFAVTFDSFSVSDEIVLRIKDHMSQSSQVLINGQLFELRSAAHLLNAIVQDCLEAMRDVIQKIRGSLRYVKSSQSTQARFNEIAQLAGINSEKVLVLDSLASWNSTYEMLETVLEYKGAFCHLRDHDQGFDSSLTDEEWEWTRSVAGYLKLVFEIAADFSGNKCPTANVYFAEMCDIHIQLIEWCKSEDSFLSSLAAKMKSKFDEYWNKCSFVLAIAAILDPRFKMKLVEYYYSKIYGSTALDRIKEVSNGVKELLDAYSICSAIGDDSSFSGGGSGLGRGGMDARDRLKGFDKFLHETSQNQNTTSDLDKYLSEPIFPRSGEFNILNYWKVHTPRYPVLSMMARDILGTPMSILGADSAFDSGRPVVDDSKSSLNPDIRQALFCAHDWLSTEAEEVQPLSRQYAQAL, from the exons ATGATGGATGAATCAAACGAGATCATCCTTCAAAAATCGAAGAGGCTGACGTCTGTTGTGTGGAACTACTTTGAGAGGGTGAGAAAGGCTGATGTCTGCTACGCTGTTTGCATTCAGTGCAACAAGAAACTCAGCGGTTCCAGCAACAGCGGGACGACTCATCTCCGGAACCATCTCATGCGCTGTCTCAAAAGAACCAACCACGACATGTCTCAGCTTCTGACTcccaagaggaggaagaaggaaAATCCAGTGACTGTTGCTACCATCGGTTTCGATGAGAGCCAGCAGCCGAAAGACGGTTACATTAGGCCTACTAAGTTTGATCAGGAGCAGCGTAGAGGGGATGAGATTGTTATGAGCCGAGGaagcggaggaggaggaaggtTTAGTCAAGAAAGGAGTCAGGTTGATCTCGCGCGTATGATTATACTGCACAACTATCCTTTATCTATGGTTGATCATGTTGGCTTCAAAGTGTTTGCTAGGAATCTCCAGCCCTTGTTTGAACCTGTGGCTATTACCACCATTGAGGAAACATGTATGGAGATTTACATCAGAGAGAAGCAGAGAGTGCAGCATACTCTGAGTAACTTATACGGTAAGATCAATCTCTCGGTGGAGATGTGGTCTTCAAGGGATAATGCTAGCTACGTCTGTCTAGCCTCTCATTATATCGACGAGGAATGGAGGCTGCAGAGGAACGTTCTCAACTTCATCACCTTGGATCCTTCTCACACTGAAGACATGCTCTCCGAAGTAATCATCAGGTGTTTGATGGAGTGGAGTCTCGAGAGCAAGCTTTTCGCCGTGACCTTTGATAGTTTCTCTGTTAGTGATGAGATCGTCCTGAGGATTAAAGACCACATGTCTCAGAGCAGCCAGGTCTTGATCAACGGGCAGTTATTCGAGCTGAGGTCCGCCGCGCATCTCCTGAACGCTATTGTGCAAGACTGCTTGGAAGCTATGAGAGATGTTATCCAGAAGATTCGAGGAAGCTTGAGGTACGTCAAGAGCTCGCAGTCTACACAAGCGAGGTTCAACGAGATCGCTCAGCTCGCGGGGATCAACTCCGAGAAGGTGTTAGTTCTTGACTCTCTCGCTAGTTGGAACTCGACTTATGAGATGCTTGAAACTGTGCTGGAGTACAAGGGCGCGTTTTGCCATCTGCGTGATCACGACCAAGGGTTTGATTCTTCCCTAACCGACGAGGAGTGGGAGTGGACGAGATCCGTCGCCGGTTATCTCAAGCTTGTGTTCGAGATCGCTGCTGATTTTTCGGGGAACAAGTGTCCTACAGCGAATGTATACTTTGCCGAGATGTGCGACATCCACATCCAGCTGATCGAATGGTGCAAGAGCGAGGACAGTTTCTTGAGTTCTTTAGCAGCCAAGATGAAGTCGAAGTTTGATGAGTACTGGAACAAATGCAGCTTCGTGTTAGCGATCGCTGCTATTTTAGATCCGAGGTTCAAAATGAAGTTGGTGGAGTATTACTACTCTAAAATCTACGGCAGCACGGCTCTGGACCGTATCAAGGAAGTGTCTAACGGTGTCAAGGAGCTTCTTGATGCGTACTCGATCTGCTCTGCCATTGGTGATGACTCTTCCTTCTCTGGTGGTGGCTCAGGGTTAGGTAGAGGTGGTATGGACGCTAGAGATAGGCTGAAAGGATTCGACAAGTTTCTCCACGAGACTTCTCAGAACCAGAACACGACGTCTGATTTGGACAAGTACTTGTCTGAGCCTATCTTTCCCCGTAGCGGGGAGTTCAACATTTTGAATTACTGGAAGGTACATACGCCGAGGTACCCTGTTCTCTCTATGATGGCACGTGATATTCTTGGGACGCCTATGTCAATCCTTGGGGCTGATTCGGCGTTTGACTCTGGGAGACCGGTGGTTGATGATAGTAAGAGTTCGTTGAATCCTGATATTAGGCAAGCTTTGTTCTGTGCACATGATTGGTTGTCTACAGAGGCAGAAG AAGTTCAACCATTGTCTAGACAATATGCTCAAGCTTTGTGA
- the LOC103841815 gene encoding trifunctional UDP-glucose 4,6-dehydratase/UDP-4-keto-6-deoxy-D-glucose 3,5-epimerase/UDP-4-keto-L-rhamnose-reductase RHM3 — MTTYKPKNILITGAAGFIASHVANRLVRTYPDYKIVVLDKLDYCSNLKNLNPSKSSPNFKFVKGDIASDDLVSYLLITENIDTIMHFAAQTHVDNSFGNSFEFTKNNIYGTHVLLEACKVTGQQIRRFIHVSTDEVYGETDEDASVGNHEASQLLPTNPYSATKAGAEMLVMAYGRSYGLPVITTRGNNVYGPNQFPEKLIPKFMLLAMNGKPLPIHGDGSNVRSYLYCEDVAEAFEVVLHKGEVNHVYNIGTTRERRVIDVANDISKLFGTDPDSTIQFVENRPFNDQRYFLDDQKLKKLGWSERTTWEEGLRKTMEWYTENPDWWGDVTGALLPHPRMLMMPGDRLCDSCDDEHKDVADGNQTFTVVTPSGDNKTPFKFLIYGRTGWLGGLLGKLCEKQGIAYEYGKGRLEDRASVMADVRSVKPTHVFNAAGVTGRPNVDWCESHKTETIRANVAGTLTLADVCRENGLLMMNFATGCIFEYDAAHPEGSGIGFKEEDKPNFTGSFYSKTKAMVEELLREYDNVCTLRVRMPISSDLNNPRNFITKISRYNKVVNIPNSMTILDELLPISIEMAKRNLRGVWNFTNPGVVSHNEILEMYKSYIEPGFKWSNFTLEEQAKVIVAARSNNEMDGAKLSKEFPEMLSIKESLIKYVFEPNKRT; from the coding sequence ATGACTACATATAAGCCCAAGAACATCCTCATAACCGGAGCCGCCGGTTTCATCGCCTCCCACGTGGCCAACAGGCTAGTCCGCACCTACCCCGACTACAAAATCGTGGTCCTCGACAAGCTCGACTACTGTTCCAACCTCAAAAACCTTAACCCTTCCAAATCCTCCCCCAACTTCAAGTTCGTCAAGGGCGACATCGCCAGCGACGACCTCGTCAGCTACCTTCTCATCACCGAGAACATCGACACCATCATGCACTTCGCCGCTCAGACCCACGTCGACAACTCCTTCGGCAACAGCTTCGAGTTCACCAAGAACAACATCTACGGCACGCACGTGCTTTTAGAAGCTTGCAAAGTCACTGGACAACAGATCAGGAGGTTTATCCACGTGAGTACAGATGAGGTCTACGGAGAGACTGATGAGGATGCTTCTGTTGGGAACCATGAAGCTTCTCAGCTGCTTCCGACTAATCCTTACTCCGCTACCAAGGCTGGTGCTGAGATGCTTGTCATGGCGTATGGGAGATCTTATGGTTTACCGGTTATAACTACGCGTGGGAATAATGTTTATGGTCCGAATCAGTTTCCTGAGAAGTTGATTCCAAAGTTCATGTTGTTGGCTATGAATGGGAAGCCGCTTCCTATCCATGGGGATGGATCTAATGTCAGGAGTTATTTGTATTGTGAAGATGTTGCTGAGGCGTTTGAGGTTGTTCTACACAAAGGTGAAGTTAACCATGTTTATAATATTGGGACGACGAGAGAGAGGAGAGTGATTGATGTGGCGAATGACATCTCCAAGCTCTTTGGAACTGACCCTGACTCTACAATTCAGTTTGTGGAGAACCGGCCGTTTAATGACCAGAGGTACTTCCTCGACGACCAGAAGCTGAAGAAACTGGGATGGTCGGAACGAACCACTTGGGAAGAAGGGCTGAGGAAGACGATGGAGTGGTACACTGAGAACCCTGATTGGTGGGGAGATGTTACTGGAGCGCTCCTGCCTCATCCAAGGATGCTGATGATGCCTGGTGATAGACTCTGTGATAGCTGTGACGACGAGCACAAGGATGTTGCAGATGGTAATCAGACGTTCACTGTGGTTACTCCTTCTGGAGACAACAAAACACCCTTTAAGTTTCTTATATACGGCAGGACCGGGTGGCTCGGTGGTCTTCTAGGGAAGCTATGTGAGAAGCAAGGGATTGCATACGAGTATGGGAAAGGGAGACTAGAGGATAGAGCTTCTGTAATGGCGGATGTTCGCAGTGTCAAACCTACTCATGTATTCAATGCCGCTGGTGTAACGGGGAGACCCAATGTTGACTGGTGTGAGTCACACAAAACTGAGACGATCCGAGCCAATGTCGCTGGCACTTTGACTCTAGCAGATGTTTGCAGAGAGAACGGTTTATTGATGATGAACTTCGCTACTGGTTGTATATTTGAGTACGACGCTGCGCATCCAGAAGGCTCAGGGATTGGTTTCAAGGAAGAAGACAAACCAAACTTCACCGGCTCCTTCTACTCAAAGACAAAGGCGATGGTGGAAGAGCTTCTAAGAGAATACGACAACGTATGCACGTTGAGAGTACGCATGCCAATCTCATCAGACTTGAACAACCCAAGGAACTTCATCACTAAGATCTCGCGTTACAACAAAGTGGTGAACATCCCGAACAGCATGACCATACTAGACGAGCTCTTACCGATCTCGATCGAGATGGCGAAGAGGAACCTGAGGGGGGTTTGGAACTTCACCAATCCGGGAGTGGTGAGCCACAACGAGATACTGGAGATGTACAAGAGCTACATCGAGCCGGGTTTCAAGTGGTCCAACTTCACTTTGGAGGAACAGGCTAAGGTCATTGTGGCGGCAAGGAGCAACAACGAGATGGATGGTGCCAAGCTTAGTAAGGAGTTTCCGGAGATGCTTTCCATCAAAGAGTCGTTGATCAAATACGTCTTTGAACCCAATAAGAGAACGTAA
- the LOC103841833 gene encoding bidirectional sugar transporter SWEET2 isoform X1 — translation MRQRSFLWSSLLQMVLSPCGKMLLESQCCIVCSVSGNIFAFGLFVSPMPTFRRIMRNKSTEQFSGLPYIYALLNCLICLWYGSPYVSQRNFMLVTVNGVGATFQLCYIILFILHTDEKTKMRMLVLLLVVFAVVALVVAGSLQIPEKVTRWYLVGFLSCGSLVSMVASPLFVINLVIQTKSVEFMPFYLSLSTFLMSASFFMFGLFNSDAFVYTPNGIGTVLGIVQLSLYCYYHRNSIEEEAKEPLIVSYV, via the exons atgAGACAGAGAAGCTTCTTATGGAGTTCTTTACTGCAGATGGTTCTTTCTCCATGTGGAAAGATGTTGCTGGAATCGCAG TGTTGCATTGTTTGTTCTGTTTCAGGTAACATATTTGCATTTGGGCTATTTGTTTCACCGAT GCCAACATTTAGGAGAATCATGAGGAACAAATCTACCGAGCAATTCTCTGGTTTACCATATATTTACGCTCTCTTAAACTGCTTGATCTGCCTTTGGTATGGCTCACCTTACGTATCCCAAAGAAACTTCATGCTTGTGACTGTTAATGGCGTTGGAGCCACTTTCCAGCTTTGTTACATTATCCTCTTCATCTTGCATACAGACGAGAAAACCAAG ATGAGGATGCTTGTTTTGCTTCTTGTGGTGTTTGCTGTGGTTGCGTTGGTTGTAGCTGGAAGTTTGCAGATACCTGAGAAGGTCACACGATGGTACCTTGTCGGGTTCTTGAGCTGCGGTTCTCTTGTCTCGATGGTTGCTTCGCCCTTGTTTGTTATT AACTTAGTGATTCAGACAAAGAGTGTTGAGTTTATGCCGTTTTATCTCTCTCTATCGACTTTCTTGATGAGCGCTTCCTTCTTCATGTTCGGACTATTCAACAGTGACGCCTTTGTTTAT ACACCAAATGGAATAGGAACGGTTCTTGGTATTGTGCAGCTATCTTTGTATTGCTACTACCACAGAAACTCTATAGAGGAGGAAGCAAAAGAGCCCTTGATTGTTTCTTATGTATGA
- the LOC103841833 gene encoding bidirectional sugar transporter SWEET2 isoform X2 — protein sequence MEFFTADGSFSMWKDVAGIAGNIFAFGLFVSPMPTFRRIMRNKSTEQFSGLPYIYALLNCLICLWYGSPYVSQRNFMLVTVNGVGATFQLCYIILFILHTDEKTKMRMLVLLLVVFAVVALVVAGSLQIPEKVTRWYLVGFLSCGSLVSMVASPLFVINLVIQTKSVEFMPFYLSLSTFLMSASFFMFGLFNSDAFVYTPNGIGTVLGIVQLSLYCYYHRNSIEEEAKEPLIVSYV from the exons ATGGAGTTCTTTACTGCAGATGGTTCTTTCTCCATGTGGAAAGATGTTGCTGGAATCGCAG GTAACATATTTGCATTTGGGCTATTTGTTTCACCGAT GCCAACATTTAGGAGAATCATGAGGAACAAATCTACCGAGCAATTCTCTGGTTTACCATATATTTACGCTCTCTTAAACTGCTTGATCTGCCTTTGGTATGGCTCACCTTACGTATCCCAAAGAAACTTCATGCTTGTGACTGTTAATGGCGTTGGAGCCACTTTCCAGCTTTGTTACATTATCCTCTTCATCTTGCATACAGACGAGAAAACCAAG ATGAGGATGCTTGTTTTGCTTCTTGTGGTGTTTGCTGTGGTTGCGTTGGTTGTAGCTGGAAGTTTGCAGATACCTGAGAAGGTCACACGATGGTACCTTGTCGGGTTCTTGAGCTGCGGTTCTCTTGTCTCGATGGTTGCTTCGCCCTTGTTTGTTATT AACTTAGTGATTCAGACAAAGAGTGTTGAGTTTATGCCGTTTTATCTCTCTCTATCGACTTTCTTGATGAGCGCTTCCTTCTTCATGTTCGGACTATTCAACAGTGACGCCTTTGTTTAT ACACCAAATGGAATAGGAACGGTTCTTGGTATTGTGCAGCTATCTTTGTATTGCTACTACCACAGAAACTCTATAGAGGAGGAAGCAAAAGAGCCCTTGATTGTTTCTTATGTATGA
- the LOC103841824 gene encoding uncharacterized protein LOC103841824, whose amino-acid sequence MEALWKLEDKLKLTTKDAVVILVGTAAAVTLLCIAAAFLNRNSRGKQVADAEWAFVESRTMDQKRNCKWSKVKRRLMGSFCWSSAAKWMEMETRPPPQRTLLAVKERSLNAVDQVWQRPILMGEKCELPRFSGLILYDERGDPIQHSPSQEVKQTSLVRTTLRDLL is encoded by the exons ATGGAAGCCTTGTGGAAGTTGGAGGATAAACTGAAGCTAACAACGAAAGACGCGGTAGTGATCTTGGTCGGAACAGCGGCTGCAGTAACGCTCCTCTGCATAGCCGCAGCGTTTCTCAACCGCAATTCTCGAGGAAAGCAAGTAGCAGACGCGGAGTGGGCGTTTGTTGAGTCAAGAACAATGGATCAAAAGAGGAACTGTAAGTGGAGCAAAGTGAAGAGAAGGTTGATGGGCTCGTTTTGTTGGAGCTCTGCAGCTAAGTGGATGGAGATGGAAACACGACCGCCGCCGCAGAGGACATTGCTTGCGGTTAAAGAAAGGAGTCTTAATGCGGTTGATCAGGTTTGGCAGCGACCGATTCTGATGGGTGAGAAATGTGAACTCCCGCGGTTTAGTGGTTTAATATTGTATGATGAACGTGGCGATCCTATTCAGCATTCTCCATCTCAAGAA GTTAAACAGACTTCTCTGGTAAGAACAACTTTGAGAGATTTGCTTTGA
- the LOC103844593 gene encoding LOW QUALITY PROTEIN: protein Jade-1-like (The sequence of the model RefSeq protein was modified relative to this genomic sequence to represent the inferred CDS: inserted 1 base in 1 codon), giving the protein MADFQKRGWCSFPFTVSPNAVSDNPFSPFDLNVEYKXPEVEKDRALMVETSLEVEEDDDGDKENIDPLDEEKDGIMCDVCQSTDGDPSNPIVFCDGCDLMVHASCYGNPLVKAIPEGDWFCGQCIASRSLKKREKMFSCCLCTTKGGEMKPTKDGRWAHITCSLFVPEVYFEDPEGREGVCCSEIQSKRWEDVCYLCEIRGGCVIECSEMKCELGFHVTCGLKEDLCVEYREGKKSGGIVVGFCDEHTKLWERVIFASSYTYLFSCVKNV; this is encoded by the exons ATGGCGg ACTTTCAAAAACGTGGCTGGTGTTCTTTCCCATTCACCGTTTCACCAAACGCCGTTTCCGATAATCCCTTTTCTCCGTTTGATCTGAACGTTGAGTATA AGCCTGAAGTCGAAAAGGATCGAGCTTTAATGGTTGAAACCAGTCTAGAagtagaagaagatgatgatggtgataaAGAGAATATTGATCCTTTAGATGAAGAAAAAGATGGGATTATGTGTGATGTATGTCAAAGCACAGACGGTGATCCATCGAACCCAATCGTGTTCTGCGACGGTTGCGACTTAATGGTCCATGCTTCTTGCTATGGCAACCCTTTGGTTAAGGCTATACCAGAAGGTGACTGGTTTTGCGGACAGTGTATTGCGTCAAGGTCgttgaagaagagagagaagatgtTCTCTTGCTGCTTGTGTACAACCAAAGGTGGGGAGATGAAACCGACAAAGGATGGTCGATGGGCTCACATCACATGCTCGTTGTTTGTGCCGGAAGTATACTTTGAGGATCCTGAAGGAAGGGAAGGGGTTTGTTGCAGCGAGATACAGAGTAAGAGATGGGAAGATGTGTGTTATTTGTGCGAGATTAGAGGTGGGTGTGTTATAGAGTGTTCTGAGATGAAGTGTGAGTTGGGGTTCCACGTTACTTGCGGGTTGAAGGAAGATCTTTGTGTTGAGTACCGTGAAGGGAAGAAGAGTGGTGGTATTGTTGTTGGTTTCTGTGATGAGCATACTAAACTGTGGGAGAGGGTAATATTTGCATCATCATATACTTATCTATTTAGTTGTGTAAAAAATGTGTAG
- the LOC103841841 gene encoding pentatricopeptide repeat-containing protein At3g14730: protein MTVVFLRIQIQKISIGTLRLLPRNLSTIKPSPLSSLYSTLSSRIEEHPKRYEHHNVATCIAALQRCAHRNDAVSGGELHGFMVRKGLLEDSPRAVTSLVNMYAKCGLMRRAISVSGGSERDVFAYNAIISGFVVNGFPYDAVEMYKEMRANGILPDKYTFPSLLKGSDAMEVSDVRTVHGLAFKLGFDSDCYVGSALVSSYLKFRVVEDAQKVFDELPERDDSVLWNALVIGYSQIFKFEDALRVFSQMREEGVALSRHTVTGVLSAFTVLADVDNGRSIHGLAVKTGFDSGTVVSNALIDMYGKSRWLEEAVKIFEAMDKERDIFTWNSVLCVHDYCGDHDGALAMFNRMLCSGIRPDLVTLTTVLPTCGRLAALNQGREIHGYMIVNGLLNRNSNDEFINNSLMDMYAKCGDLRDAQTVFDSMRSKDSASWNIMINGYGVQSCGELALDMFSRMCEAGVRPDEITFVGLLQACNHSGFVSDGKRFLAQMETVYNVVPTSDHYTCVIDMLGRAGKLQEAYKLAVTMPVGDNPVVWRSILASCRLHGNNIGLGELAVKRLYELEPEHSGAYILMSNMYMETGGYERVLALRDAMKKQNMKKTAASSWIEVKHEIHTFFNSDKTHPEYESIEACLSPLTSHILGGH, encoded by the coding sequence ATGACCGTCGTCTTCCTTCGAATCCAGATTCAAAAAATTTCCATCGGAACTCTGAGGTTACTCCCACGAAACCTCTCCACTATAAAGCCTTCTCCTTTATCATCTCTCTACTCCACACTCTCTTCCCGAATCGAAGAACACCCGAAGAGATACGAGCACCACAATGTCGCTACCTGCATCGCCGCATTGCAACGCTGCGCGCACCGCAACGACGCCGTTTCCGGCGGGGAGCTACACGGCTTCATGGTTCGAAAAGGGCTTCTCGAAGACTCCCCTCGCGCCGTCACCAGCCTCGTCAACATGTACGCCAAGTGTGGTCTCATGCGGCGAGCGATCTCCGTCTCTGGTGGATCCGAGCGAGACGTGTTCGCGTATAACGCGATTATCTCTGGGTTTGTGGTGAATGGGTTTCCTTACGATGCTGTTGAGATGTATAAAGAGATGAGAGCTAATGGAATTTTACCTGATAAGTATACGTTTCCTAGTTTGCTTAAAGGAAGCGATGCCATGGAGGTTTCTGATGTTAGGACGGTTCATGGATTAGCGTTTAAACTTGGGTTTGATTCGGATTGTTATGTAGGGAGTGCGTTAGTGAGTTCTTATTTAAAGTTTAGGGTAGTGGAGGATGCGCAGAAGGTGTTCGACGAATTGCCTGAGAGAGATGACAGTGTGCTTTGGAACGCTTTGGTTATTGGGTATTCTCAGATATTTAAGTTTGAGGATGCTTTGAGAGTCTTTAGTCAAATGCGTGAAGAAGGTGTTGCCTTGAGTAGGCATACAGTCACCGGCGTCTTGTCAGCGTTCACGGTGTTAGCAGATGTTGACAACGGTAGATCGATCCACGGCCTCGCGGTGAAAACGGGGTTTGATTCTGGAACCGTTGTGTCGAATGCGTTGATTGATATGTATGGAAAGAGTAGGTGGCTAGAGGAAGCGGTTAAGATCTTTGAAGCGATGGATAAGGAGAGAGATATCTTTACGTGGAACTCGGTGTTGTGTGTTCATGACTACTGTGGTGATCATGACGGAGCTTTAGCTATGTTCAACAGGATGCTTTGTTCCGGAATCCGACCTGATCTCGTTACGTTGACGACAGTTCTCCCCACTTGCGGTCGTTTAGCTGCGTTGAACCAGGGAAGAGAGATTCATGGATACATGATCGTCAACGGACTCTTAAACCGAAACTCCAACGATGAGTTCATCAACAACTCCTTGATGGACATGTACGCGAAATGCGGGGACTTGAGAGATGCGCAGACGGTTTTCGACTCGATGAGGAGTAAAGACTCGGCTTCTTGGAACATTATGATTAACGGTTACGGTGTCCAGAGCTGCGGCGAGCTAGCTTTGGATATGTTCTCGCGTATGTGCGAAGCAGGTGTCAGACCTGATGAGATCACATTCGTTGGGCTGCTACAAGCATGTAACCACTCAGGCTTTGTTAGCGACGGGAAAAGGTTCCTGGCGCAGATGGAGACGGTGTACAACGTTGTCCCAACGAGTGATCACTACACTTGTGTGATAGACATGCTTGGCCGTGCAGGGAAGCTACAAGAAGCATATAAGTTAGCAGTAACAATGCCTGTGGGGGATAATCCTGTAGTCTGGAGGTCAATATTAGCATCTTGTCGTCTCCACGGGAACAACATAGGCCTGGGGGAATTGGCTGTAAAGCGGTTATATGAGCTAGAGCCAGAGCATAGCGGCGCTTATATATTAATGTCTAATATGTATATGGAAACCGGTGGATACGAGCGAGTTTTGGCCCTTAGAGACGCAATGAAAAAACAGAATATGAAGAAGACAGCAGCTAGTAGCTGGATTGAGGTCAAGCATGAGATTCACACGTTCTTTAACAGCGATAAGACTCACCCGGAATATGAATCTATCGAGGCTTGTTTAAGCCCGTTGACTTCTCATATATTAGGTGGTCATTAG